The Aythya fuligula isolate bAytFul2 chromosome 2, bAytFul2.pri, whole genome shotgun sequence genome contains a region encoding:
- the GGCT gene encoding gamma-glutamylcyclotransferase — MEALYFAYGSNLLRERLLLGSAAAPCGTARLPDFKLDFGHHQGRTSSVWHGGTATIVQSPGDEVWGVVWKMNTSNLSSLDKQEGVADGIYVPIEVNVHTPAGKVLTCRSYQMRDYVRGPPSPQYKNVICMGAKQNGLPTEYQKKLEAIETNNYAGPVPIFEEIEAALKASKANFA; from the exons ATGGAGGCGCTGTACTTCGCCTATGGCAGCAACCTGCTGCGGGAGcgcctgctgctgggctccgcCGCCGCGCCCTGCGGCACCGCCAGGCTGCCG GACTTTAAGCTTGATTTTGGCCATCATCAAGGCAGGACAAGTTCCGTCTGGCATGGAGGTACAGCTACCATTGTTCAGAGCCCTGGAGACGAAGTGTGGGGAGTAGTGTGGAAAATGAACACTAGCAATTTAAGTTCACTGGATAA GCAAGAGGGAGTTGCAGATGGAATTTATGTCCCAATAGAAGTTAACGTCCACACTCCAGCAGGAAAGGTTCTGACCTGTCGAAGCTACCAGATGAGGGACTACGTCCGTGGTCCCCCTTCTCCCCAGTATAAAAAC GTTATCTGCATGGGTGCAAAACAGAACGGCTTGCCAACTGAATATCAAAAGAAATTAGAAGCTATTGAAACTAATAACTACGCAGGACCAGTACCAATCTTTGAAGAAATTGAAGCTGCTCTTAAAGCAAGTAAAGCAAATTTTGCATAG